TAAGACGAAATTTAAAATAAGACGAAATTTAAAATAAGACGAAATTTAAAATAAGGCGCAATTAAATTATCTTATGTTACACTCCTTTTTAATTCATACACTGTGTTATTCacagaaataaaaaaaaaaaaaaaaaaaaaaaaataataaaataaagaataataaagaataatCAGCTTTGTTGCGGTTATTAATCTATATACTTTTTTGGGGGGGGAGGAAATggaaaaaagtaaaattatatatgacATATAAAGCATAGAgttgtaaataaatatgcatgtgcatacatatacatacatatacataaatatacatacagATGCATGTGCATGTGTGTGGTACTTCTTATGATGCAGTAAACTTATCACCATAAAAACGTTTTACAAAATGttattccctttttttttaagatatataaattttacatatctttaaaaaaaaaaagggagTGAACAAgattatacatacatatataacataattttttaataatatatattttaaaacattcTAAAGTTtaatttaacatataaaaaaaatacagaaTGCTttaaaaaacacaaaatggGTTAGTAGTATTACGAAaaaggaagaaaaaaatgtttaaaatgtatattattgtaAAGTAactaaattataaaaaaaaatatacatacatacatgcatacaaacatacatacatacatacatttGCAGTTATGAATATATCACAttttatcaatgtatatgtaaatatagtTAATcgaaatatataacaataaaatttaaaaaaaattctatttttttatttttttaaatattgaaaaaaatataacaataatgaGCGCAAAATGTATAAACtagtaatatataaaatagtataaatataaaatagtataaatataaaatagataaattataaaatagataaattataaaatagataaatataaaatagataaatatttttaagtatattattatatgtaacaacacattatttttttttccactatattttgtattttatctatatataGCAAATAAAAGATTGtgaatatttcatttttttcctaATTCCATGTACATATACATTATCGCTAAACAatacaaaattttttaaatatccaTTACTCTTTTATAATAccatttttatgtataccattttttatatgtacttCAAAATAGGTGATGCATACTCAagatgtatgcatgtatatatcGCTCACAGAgtttaaatattttgatatagtagcgaaatgtatataattaactaattaaaaataaaaaaattggtgaaaaatattataatttttaaagcacaaaattataaattataaaaaattcgaTTTATTCactttataaatatacaccAAATAggtttaaaaataaagaatatctTAATGCCCAAACGAGTTGGGAAAATCAATAAATTTGTATCTTTTTATCTACATagctatattatttttatgacactgctaattatttttatgatgctgctaattatttttatgatatatttatttatacaataaaatggcaaaaaaataagaaaaaattataactCCCTATTTATACGTAAAACACATACATAGCtctttctttcttttttttcctttttttttttttttcctttttttttttttttttttataaaatgtattaataaaaattcgaCTATATTCTCAAATATATCTACAAGAATAGGAACATTCACATAACAAGGATATTGTGAAGTTGTAAATTGGGCAGTCATATTATCGTAGTTTTGTGTGTACCCACGTTCagcattttaaataatttctCTATACTGACATAATGCatagattaaaaaaaaggaaaaaagttggtaattttttaaaatataaatgaatttatGTATGTGTGTAGaatttattacaaaaaaaaaaaaaaaagtgaacgATAATTTGTCTAGTATAGTTGGAGATATCGATACAGGGTGGAATAATAAATGacagaaaatgaaataaataaaaattaataatgaaaaaaaaacgacaaacccaatattttttacaatttttattccttcatatttaaaataactGGGCAATGATCTGACCCATAAAAATTAGTGTGAGATACACTATATCCATGTATCTCTACATTTTCAATTTGATTAAGTAAATTTTTTGAAACAATAAAATGATCTATTCTCATTGCTCTATTACATGATTTACCAATAAGAAATGGACAACGCcatgtataaatattatcattgatattagttttttttttatatgtaggatcattttttattttataattttcaaaatatcgATATGAATCAACTAAATtaccattttttaaaatagttttaAAATTTTCTCTTTCTGCATCTGTACAACCAGGTTGCCCTATATATTCTTTAGGAACATTtccttttttcatttttcgaAATTCTATAGGATGTGATAAATCGATATCTTCAGGTGCAATATTTAAATCCCCTGTCCAtatcaaatttttattttcatttttcataaataaaacaaaatttttcatttgctcatcatataattttcttcTATTAAATTTGATTTGATCGAAACCATTATTTGGTGAATATGtagataataaataaaaattagaaaattcTAATAATATGATTCTACCTTCATCATTATGTATATTAGGATCTGTTTCAAATAAAAGATTATATCTTACTGATTTTacttttatatcttttttaacTAATACTAATTGACCACTATATTTGATATTTGCTAAACTAAAATAACTATTATATTCtttaaaatcattttttaatatatcttcaacaattttataatctATCATACTCTTTTGGTCTGTATTTTTTACTAACCCTCTTTCTCTCTCttcatcttcattttttacttCATTTTTTACCCCGTTTTTTACTCCATTTTTTACCCCGTTTTTTACTCCATTTTTTGGAACATTTAAAGCCGGGAGACGGACTTCTTGAAAACATAAAACATCTGCATTTATTTCgttaacaaatttaataaatcttttccatttttctctatttttatatcttacAGTAATGCTATTCATATTCCAAGTTACTATTACTTTTACATTTTCCCTGACTTGTTCAGGTGATTTATCCTTTTTAAcatcatttaaaatattgtcACATATTTTTTCGGAATTTTCCAAATCACCtccaat
The Plasmodium yoelii strain 17X genome assembly, chromosome: 4 genome window above contains:
- a CDS encoding DNA-(apurinic or apyrimidinic site) lyase, putative — encoded protein: MSIKELRILFFFNKKYSYLSPIKLKKFHLNFGEKYNKKLKMAENSQSLQNSKNVQNVQSLQNSQSVQNGKKRQNGYCNKFDAYDENKKARLVLLSEETVLGRSVTSANIGETDNKDNILKTFKTCNNLNFSFENNKLEELQIDQDKFSTINDTIKKEKKIIIKKECEIKDINPDNKIGGDLENSEKICDNILNDVKKDKSPEQVRENVKVIVTWNMNSITVRYKNREKWKRFIKFVNEINADVLCFQEVRLPALNVPKNGVKNGVKNGVKNGVKNEVKNEDEERERGLVKNTDQKSMIDYKIVEDILKNDFKEYNSYFSLANIKYSGQLVLVKKDIKVKSVRYNLLFETDPNIHNDEGRIILLEFSNFYLLSTYSPNNGFDQIKFNRRKLYDEQMKNFVLFMKNENKNLIWTGDLNIAPEDIDLSHPIEFRKMKKGNVPKEYIGQPGCTDAERENFKTILKNGNLVDSYRYFENYKIKNDPTYKKKTNINDNIYTWRCPFLIGKSCNRAMRIDHFIVSKNLLNQIENVEIHGYSVSHTNFYGSDHCPVILNMKE